Proteins encoded in a region of the Quercus lobata isolate SW786 chromosome 8, ValleyOak3.0 Primary Assembly, whole genome shotgun sequence genome:
- the LOC115957152 gene encoding uncharacterized protein LOC115957152: protein MYQVLRFEAVLSSDQTDMKFTEIKHWSHPQHTLKLVPAKEPYRCNGCKEVGFRPCYECEYKEYYFHLHEECAALQRESSDYHPFLKKCDFKLVENVQGERYCDACGKDVLGFVYQCSHTKAHDLHPCCMKLQHTLNGGEVRLYLKEKLSSKSKCRKCGRKEVLKDFKGWSYESNCGQHCYHVACVKDLILDNWKKDYIYGLNDVGQTSDTALQIMVPNKEDAVEQSGGISKNGKKVNIYWRKAKIVLKLIISAIFGDPIGIIAAICFESLFSS, encoded by the coding sequence ATGTATCAAGTTTTGAGGTTTGAGGCAGTCCTCTCATCAGATCAGACAGACATGAAATTCACAGAGATAAAGCATTGGAGCCACCCACAACACACTTTGAAACTTGTGCCTGCCAAGGAACCTTACCGTTGCAATGGTTGCAAAGAAGTTGGATTTAGACCTTGTTACGAGTGCGAGTACAAAGAGTATTACTTCCATCTTCATGAGGAATGTGCAGCACTGCAGCGTGAATCCTCTGACTACCacccatttctcaaaaaatgcGACTTCAAACTTGTTGAAAATGTACAAGGGGAGAGATATTGTGATGCTTGTGGGAAAGATGTGCTAGGGTTTGTGTACCAATGTTCGCACACGAAAGCACATGACCTACACCCATGTTGTATGAAGCTTCAACATACCTTAAATGGTGGTGAGGTGAGGCTGTACCTCAAAGAAAAGCTCTCATCAAAATCAAAGTGCAGAAAATGTGGAAGAAAGGAAGTACTTAAAGATTTCAAGGGCTGGTCTTATGAATCCAACTGTGGCCAGCATTGCTATCATGTTGCATGTGTGAAGGACTTAATTCTTGATAATTGGAAGAAGGATTATATTTATGGACTAAATGATGTGGGTCAGACAAGTGACACGGCGTTGCAAATTATGGTTCCGAATAAGGAAGACGCAGTAGAACAAAGTGGAGGAATAAGCAAGAATGGAAAGAAGGTTAATATATATTGGAGGAAGGCTAAAATTGTTCTCAAGCTCATTATTTCAGCCATCTTTGGAGATCCAATTGGGATAATTGCTGCAATATGTTTTGAATCGTTATTTTCAAGTTGA
- the LOC115954519 gene encoding uncharacterized protein LOC115954519 isoform X2 — MGKGKGKGKQKAVRNEKQPLSLTIHNENSITNQEQTDAFSKFPAEILLEVVSRLPPKDICNIRSVSKGINNLTRRPDFAAKHFHNCKALSGNLTGFFSQSFSTQSVWRHNESWFINGQAIHGPDFVAIKSEADRVPDSLFNFLKKGNNSNDLVELIDSCNGLLLCCTHTGIESFKT, encoded by the exons ATGGGGAAGGGCAAGGGCAAGGGCAAACAAAAAGCCGTAAGAAACGAAAAACAACCGTTAAGTCTTACCATACACAATGAAAACTCAATCACCAACCAAGAACAAACTGATGCTTTCTCAAAATTCCCAGCGGAAATCTTATTGGAAGTAGTCTCGCGCTTGCCACCCAAAGACATATGCAACATCAGGAGTGTCTCAAAAGGCATCAATAATTTGACAAGAAGGCCAGACTTCGCAGCCAAACACTTCCATAATTGCAAAGCTCTTTCTGGTAATCTCACAGGATTCTTCTCCCAGAGTTTTTCAACGCAAAGTGTATGGCGGCACAATGAGAGCTGGTTCATTAATGGTCAAGCTATCCATGGCCCTGATTTTGTTGCCATAAAATCTGAAGCTGATCGTGTTCCAGATTCTCTCTTCAATTTCTTAAAGAAGGGGAACAACAGCAACGATTTGGTCGAGCTTATTGATTCTTGCAATGGTTTGTTACTTTGTTGCACTCACACTGGGATAGAATCGTTCAAAACGTG A
- the LOC115954519 gene encoding putative F-box protein At1g47300 isoform X1 codes for MGKGKGKGKQKAVRNEKQPLSLTIHNENSITNQEQTDAFSKFPAEILLEVVSRLPPKDICNIRSVSKGINNLTRRPDFAAKHFHNCKALSGNLTGFFSQSFSTQSVWRHNESWFINGQAIHGPDFVAIKSEADRVPDSLFNFLKKGNNSNDLVELIDSCNGLLLCCTHTGIESFKTWFVCNPLTMEHVTLPYPVKRSNLVYFGLLADTTNSGYLQYKVICIFNPKDDDSCSMLSVFSSKTGEWKEFEESLRLYATIP; via the coding sequence ATGGGGAAGGGCAAGGGCAAGGGCAAACAAAAAGCCGTAAGAAACGAAAAACAACCGTTAAGTCTTACCATACACAATGAAAACTCAATCACCAACCAAGAACAAACTGATGCTTTCTCAAAATTCCCAGCGGAAATCTTATTGGAAGTAGTCTCGCGCTTGCCACCCAAAGACATATGCAACATCAGGAGTGTCTCAAAAGGCATCAATAATTTGACAAGAAGGCCAGACTTCGCAGCCAAACACTTCCATAATTGCAAAGCTCTTTCTGGTAATCTCACAGGATTCTTCTCCCAGAGTTTTTCAACGCAAAGTGTATGGCGGCACAATGAGAGCTGGTTCATTAATGGTCAAGCTATCCATGGCCCTGATTTTGTTGCCATAAAATCTGAAGCTGATCGTGTTCCAGATTCTCTCTTCAATTTCTTAAAGAAGGGGAACAACAGCAACGATTTGGTCGAGCTTATTGATTCTTGCAATGGTTTGTTACTTTGTTGCACTCACACTGGGATAGAATCGTTCAAAACGTGGTTCGTTTGTAATCCTTTGACCATGGAACATGTCACTCTTCCATATCCTGTCAAACGATCTAACCTGGTCTACTTTGGGTTGCTTGCAGACACAACCAACTCTGGTTATCTTCAATATAAGgtgatttgtatttttaatcCGAAAGACGATGACTCCTGTTCTATGTTGTCGGTTTTTTCATCGAAAACGGGTGAGTGGAAGGAATTTGAGGAGAGCCTTCGCCTTTATGCCACCATACCATGA